A DNA window from Brenneria izadpanahii contains the following coding sequences:
- a CDS encoding CoA-acylating methylmalonate-semialdehyde dehydrogenase: MSTVKTLQYLVGGRWLDSKTTRFMDVHNPSTGEVIAKAPCCTEDEVKAAIAAARKAFPAWSNTPAIKRAQIMFQVRELLIKHEERLTELVAKENGKAWGDAHGDVLKAKEGTELACSIPTLLAGESLMDASAGIDTTLYREPIGVFAGIVPFNFPAMIPMGWMAPLCIASGNTIVLKAASMTPITCMEIAKLYQEAGVPDGVINIVTCSRNEADLFLTHPDVNGVSFVGSTSVGLHVYSKAAAHGKRVQALCEAKNHALVLADAPIARTAAGIINAAFGCAGERCMALPVVVVQEEIADRLIAAVLEKAQALRVGPGYSKETDMGPVISAEHKKSVENWIAKGIEEGAELVLDGRGYQVDGFENGYYVGPTLFDRVTEEMSIGTEEIFGPVLCFKRVKNFEEGLQVMNRNPLANGSVIFTQNGHYAREFQKRTHGGMVGINVGIPVPVGVFPFSGHKNSFFGDLHCLGKDGMRFYTETKCVTSRWFDEEERKREKVDSWDGTI, encoded by the coding sequence ATGTCTACAGTAAAAACATTGCAGTATTTGGTTGGCGGCCGCTGGCTTGATTCCAAAACTACCCGCTTTATGGACGTGCATAACCCCAGCACCGGCGAAGTGATTGCCAAGGCGCCCTGCTGCACCGAGGATGAAGTTAAAGCCGCCATCGCCGCCGCCCGTAAAGCATTCCCGGCCTGGTCGAACACCCCGGCGATCAAGCGCGCGCAGATCATGTTTCAAGTGCGCGAGCTGCTGATTAAACATGAAGAACGCCTAACCGAACTGGTCGCCAAGGAAAACGGCAAGGCCTGGGGCGATGCGCATGGGGACGTGCTGAAAGCCAAAGAAGGGACGGAATTGGCCTGTTCCATTCCGACACTATTGGCCGGCGAAAGCCTTATGGACGCCTCGGCGGGAATCGATACGACCCTTTATCGCGAACCGATCGGGGTATTCGCCGGTATCGTGCCGTTCAATTTCCCCGCCATGATCCCCATGGGCTGGATGGCTCCGCTGTGTATCGCTTCCGGCAATACCATAGTGTTAAAAGCGGCCAGCATGACGCCGATTACCTGTATGGAAATCGCCAAACTTTATCAGGAAGCCGGCGTCCCCGACGGCGTCATTAATATTGTGACCTGCTCGCGCAACGAGGCCGATCTGTTCCTGACTCATCCCGATGTCAACGGCGTCTCTTTCGTCGGCTCGACCTCGGTGGGTCTGCATGTTTACTCCAAAGCGGCGGCGCACGGCAAACGCGTCCAGGCGCTGTGCGAGGCGAAAAACCATGCATTGGTGCTGGCGGACGCCCCCATCGCCCGTACCGCGGCGGGCATTATCAATGCCGCCTTCGGCTGCGCGGGAGAACGCTGCATGGCGCTGCCGGTGGTCGTGGTGCAGGAAGAGATCGCCGATCGGCTGATTGCGGCCGTTTTGGAAAAAGCGCAAGCGCTGAGGGTTGGACCGGGTTACAGCAAAGAGACGGATATGGGGCCGGTTATCTCCGCCGAACATAAAAAATCGGTGGAAAATTGGATCGCCAAAGGGATCGAAGAAGGCGCCGAACTGGTGCTGGACGGTCGCGGCTATCAAGTGGACGGTTTTGAAAACGGCTATTACGTCGGTCCGACGCTGTTTGATCGCGTAACCGAGGAGATGAGCATCGGCACCGAGGAAATTTTCGGACCGGTTCTCTGCTTCAAACGGGTGAAAAACTTTGAAGAAGGTCTGCAGGTCATGAACCGGAATCCGCTCGCCAACGGTTCGGTGATCTTCACGCAGAACGGCCATTATGCCAGGGAATTCCAGAAACGGACTCACGGCGGCATGGTGGGCATCAACGTGGGTATTCCGGTGCCGGTCGGCGTGTTCCCCTTCTCTGGCCATAAGAACTCATTTTTCGGCGATCTTCATTGCCTGGGCAAAGACGGCATGCGCTTTTATACCGAAACCAAGTGCGTCACTAGCCGCTGGTTTGACGAGGAAGAGCGTAAACGCGAGAAAGTGGATTCCTGGGACGGTACGATTTAA
- a CDS encoding sugar phosphate isomerase/epimerase family protein: MKLGIVSDSLSQLATDEVIKTAAELGLTRIEFATGNWSTAPHLNLEALLASASARSELKSKLNDYGLTISALNANGNQLHPGESGTKHAECVDKSIQLASLLEVENVVMMSGLPAAPGDSYPNWIVCAWPPETQVILEHQWDVAKNYWQGLSQAARERGVKLCIELHSQQLVYNLPSFYRLRDITGDIVGINLDPSHILWMGGDPIALIREAGNMIYHVHAKDTYIDRYNRATTSALDNRPMTMSRERSWSYVTLGYGQPEDWWKEFCYTLAHFSNPELTLSIEHEDMNLSCMEGVKKSVDLLQRTAMFEPSDYQLPAI; encoded by the coding sequence ATGAAACTGGGTATCGTGTCAGACAGCCTTAGCCAGCTTGCAACGGATGAGGTCATTAAAACGGCGGCGGAATTGGGGTTGACCCGCATTGAATTCGCGACGGGAAACTGGTCGACCGCGCCGCATCTTAATCTTGAAGCGCTGTTGGCGAGCGCGTCGGCCCGGTCGGAATTAAAAAGCAAACTCAATGATTATGGGTTGACCATCTCCGCCCTGAACGCAAACGGCAACCAGCTGCATCCCGGCGAGTCCGGGACCAAACACGCGGAATGCGTTGATAAGTCTATTCAGCTTGCATCGCTGCTTGAGGTTGAAAATGTAGTCATGATGTCTGGATTGCCGGCGGCGCCGGGGGATAGCTATCCTAACTGGATCGTATGCGCATGGCCGCCTGAAACCCAGGTTATTCTGGAGCACCAGTGGGATGTCGCGAAGAACTACTGGCAGGGGCTGTCGCAGGCCGCCAGGGAGCGCGGCGTTAAACTCTGCATTGAGTTGCACAGCCAGCAACTGGTCTATAACCTGCCGTCATTTTACCGCTTAAGGGATATAACGGGCGATATCGTCGGTATTAACCTCGATCCCAGCCATATCCTCTGGATGGGCGGCGATCCCATCGCCCTTATCCGTGAGGCCGGGAACATGATCTATCATGTTCATGCTAAAGATACCTATATCGATCGTTACAACCGGGCCACCACCAGCGCGCTGGATAACCGTCCGATGACGATGAGTAGGGAAAGAAGCTGGTCTTATGTCACGCTCGGTTATGGGCAGCCGGAAGATTGGTGGAAAGAGTTTTGCTATACGCTGGCGCATTTTTCCAACCCTGAGCTGACGTTGAGCATCGAGCATGAAGATATGAATTTGTCCTGCATGGAAGGGGTTAAAAAGTCAGTGGATCTTTTGCAACGGACTGCAATGTTTGAGCCTTCTGATTACCAACTGCCCGCCATTTAA
- the iolD gene encoding 3D-(3,5/4)-trihydroxycyclohexane-1,2-dione acylhydrolase (decyclizing) — protein sequence MNKIRLTVAQALIRFLDNQYVEVDGVETKFIKGIFAIFGHGNVLGLGQALEQDCGQLHIHQGRNEQGMAHAAIGYAKQSLRRQIYACTSSVGPGAANMITAAATATANRIPLLLLPGDVYATRQPDPVLQQIEQSYDLSISTNDAFRTVSKYWDRISRPEQLMSACISALRVLTDPAETGAVTLSLPQDVQGESYDYPDYFFQKRVHRIERRLPTADMLDEAKELLLRKSKPLLICGGGVQYSDAGQALRDFAERYHIPFAETQAGKGVLISDHPLNVGGIGETGSLAANLLAKEADLIIGVGTRYTDFTTSSKWIFQNPAVSFLNLNINRFDATKLDGCQVTADAREALRSLNQYLVSEDWRANWGDRVTEVRNQLQAERKRVYSINYTGENFVPEVNDVLDHKAVFAEFNSITGSLLTQSRVLGIVNETIPEDAVIVAASGSLPGDLQRIWRTTAPQGYHVEYGYSCMGYEVNAALGVKMAEPAREVYALVGDGAFMMSHTELVTSIQEGCKINVVLFDNMTNGCINNLQLGHGMQSFFTEFRFRDKSPSRLDGAFVPMDFAKVAEGYGCKSYRVTTVEELHHALEDARRQTVSTLIDVKVLPKTMIHGYFSWWRVGGAQVSASASIQAVANMLAENIDKARQY from the coding sequence ATGAACAAAATCAGATTAACCGTGGCGCAAGCGCTGATACGTTTCTTAGACAATCAATATGTCGAAGTTGACGGCGTCGAAACAAAATTCATTAAAGGGATCTTTGCCATCTTCGGTCATGGCAATGTCCTGGGGCTCGGGCAGGCTTTGGAACAGGATTGCGGGCAGTTGCACATCCATCAGGGCCGTAACGAACAAGGCATGGCCCATGCGGCCATCGGCTACGCCAAGCAGTCTTTGCGCCGGCAGATATACGCCTGCACCTCTTCCGTCGGTCCCGGCGCGGCCAATATGATTACGGCGGCGGCCACCGCCACCGCCAACCGCATTCCCTTGCTGCTGCTGCCCGGCGATGTCTACGCGACGCGCCAGCCCGATCCGGTGCTGCAGCAAATTGAGCAGTCCTATGATCTCAGTATCAGCACCAACGACGCGTTTCGCACCGTGAGCAAATATTGGGATCGGATTTCCCGGCCGGAACAGCTGATGAGCGCCTGCATCAGCGCGTTGCGCGTGCTGACCGATCCGGCGGAAACCGGAGCGGTCACGCTGTCCCTGCCGCAGGATGTTCAGGGCGAGTCTTACGATTATCCGGATTATTTCTTCCAAAAACGGGTGCACCGCATCGAGCGCCGATTACCCACGGCGGATATGCTGGACGAGGCGAAGGAATTATTGCTGCGTAAAAGCAAACCGTTGCTGATTTGCGGCGGCGGCGTCCAATATTCTGACGCCGGGCAGGCGCTGCGGGATTTCGCCGAACGCTACCATATCCCCTTCGCCGAAACCCAGGCCGGGAAAGGCGTATTGATTTCCGATCATCCGCTGAATGTCGGCGGTATCGGCGAAACCGGAAGCCTGGCGGCCAACCTGCTGGCCAAAGAGGCCGATTTAATTATCGGCGTCGGCACCCGTTATACCGATTTCACCACCTCCTCCAAATGGATTTTCCAGAATCCGGCGGTTTCGTTCCTGAACCTCAACATCAATCGTTTCGACGCCACCAAGCTCGACGGTTGCCAGGTCACCGCGGACGCGCGCGAGGCGCTGCGCTCCCTTAATCAATACCTGGTATCGGAAGATTGGCGCGCAAACTGGGGGGATCGCGTAACCGAGGTACGCAACCAATTGCAGGCGGAACGGAAGCGCGTTTATTCCATTAATTATACCGGCGAAAATTTTGTACCTGAAGTCAACGACGTTCTGGACCACAAGGCCGTTTTTGCCGAATTCAACAGTATCACCGGCTCGCTGCTCACCCAGAGCCGGGTGTTGGGCATCGTCAATGAAACCATCCCGGAAGACGCGGTGATTGTCGCCGCCTCTGGCAGCCTGCCGGGGGATCTGCAGCGTATCTGGCGTACCACCGCTCCCCAGGGCTATCACGTGGAATACGGTTACTCCTGTATGGGATATGAAGTCAACGCGGCGCTGGGCGTTAAAATGGCCGAACCGGCCCGGGAGGTATACGCACTGGTGGGCGATGGCGCCTTTATGATGTCGCATACCGAGCTGGTTACCTCCATTCAGGAAGGCTGCAAAATCAATGTGGTGCTGTTCGACAATATGACGAACGGCTGCATTAACAACCTGCAGTTGGGACACGGCATGCAAAGTTTTTTCACCGAATTCCGTTTCCGTGATAAATCCCCATCCCGGCTTGACGGCGCCTTTGTGCCGATGGATTTCGCTAAGGTCGCCGAAGGTTACGGCTGTAAAAGCTATCGGGTCACTACGGTGGAAGAGTTGCATCATGCGCTGGAAGACGCTAGGCGACAGACCGTCTCGACGCTGATCGATGTCAAAGTGCTGCCGAAAACCATGATCCACGGCTATTTCAGCTGGTGGCGGGTCGGCGGCGCGCAGGTATCCGCCAGCGCCAGCATACAGGCCGTGGCTAATATGCTGGCGGAGAATATTGACAAGGCTCGTCAATATTGA
- the iolG gene encoding inositol 2-dehydrogenase produces the protein MLKIALLGAGRIAKIHANNIHAHPDSTLYSVSDISDDAAQSLAGQYQAKVLSVQEAINHPDVDVVLVATSTETHAEFSLLAARAGKAIFCEKPIDLNIERVRACVAEIKQLGVPFMIGFNRRFDPNHAHLHRALRAGEIGELEHLQISSRDPSPLPDDYLLASGGMFRDMTIHDFDMARFQLGEEPVSVSAIASALVSPSVKAVGDIDTAVITLQTASGKIAVINNSRRSGYGYDQRIEAHGQKGALRVDNVPTTTLVKLTEEGGVQAQKPLHFFLERYHDAFKDEWNAFITALKTKTPMPTTASDGLKALMLAEAAIESLKTQKVVNVSLEGI, from the coding sequence ATGTTGAAAATTGCATTATTAGGCGCCGGGCGTATCGCTAAGATCCATGCTAATAATATCCATGCACATCCTGATTCAACGCTGTATTCCGTTTCCGATATTAGCGACGATGCCGCCCAGTCGTTGGCCGGTCAGTATCAGGCCAAGGTTCTCTCCGTTCAGGAAGCGATAAATCATCCCGATGTGGATGTTGTATTGGTCGCGACATCGACGGAAACCCATGCCGAGTTCTCTTTGCTGGCGGCGAGAGCCGGCAAGGCGATTTTCTGTGAAAAACCCATTGATTTGAATATTGAGCGCGTGAGAGCGTGCGTGGCTGAAATCAAGCAGCTTGGCGTGCCTTTCATGATCGGCTTCAACCGCCGTTTCGATCCGAATCACGCGCATCTGCATCGCGCATTGCGTGCGGGTGAAATCGGCGAGCTGGAACATCTGCAAATCAGCTCCCGCGATCCGTCGCCGTTGCCGGATGATTATTTGCTGGCATCCGGCGGTATGTTCAGGGATATGACCATCCATGATTTCGATATGGCGAGATTCCAGCTTGGCGAAGAGCCAGTTTCCGTTTCGGCAATCGCTTCCGCGCTGGTCAGCCCCTCGGTAAAAGCGGTCGGCGATATCGATACGGCGGTCATCACATTGCAAACAGCCTCTGGAAAGATTGCGGTGATCAACAACAGCCGGCGGTCAGGTTACGGCTATGATCAGCGGATTGAGGCTCATGGCCAGAAAGGAGCCTTGCGCGTTGATAACGTCCCCACGACGACACTGGTCAAACTTACCGAAGAAGGCGGCGTACAGGCGCAGAAACCGCTGCACTTTTTCCTGGAACGCTATCACGATGCATTCAAGGATGAATGGAATGCATTTATTACCGCGCTCAAGACCAAGACACCGATGCCCACCACGGCCAGCGACGGTTTGAAAGCATTAATGCTTGCCGAGGCGGCGATCGAATCTCTGAAAACACAGAAGGTTGTTAATGTCTCATTAGAAGGGATTTAA
- a CDS encoding bifunctional 5-dehydro-2-deoxygluconokinase/5-dehydro-2-deoxyphosphogluconate aldolase — protein MGTAQQQKTLDVICIGRIALDLYGQQIGSRLEDMTTFAKYLGGSSGNVAYGTAVQGLKSGMLARVGDEHMGRFLREELQRAGVDTSHLITDKERLTALVILGVKDQETFPLIFYRDNCADMALIPEDIDEDYIASSRAVAITGTHLSHPNTRAAVLKALEYAQRHGLRRALDIDYRPVLWGLTTLGDGETRFISSERVTRELQDVLHHFDLIVGTEEEFHIAGGSTDTLTALRNVRQVSQATLVCKRGAQGCSVFEGAIPAGWDEVALFSGVRVDVLNVLGAGDAFMSGLLRGYMNDEGWEQACRYANACGALVVSRHGCAPAMPTRLELDDYLSREKSVPRPDKDVRLNHLHRVTTRKRQWPELCVFAFDHRKQLADMAHAAGRDESDIPRLKLLLLQGARDAAAEAGLKNNSGILADTTFGQAALNDITGQGWWIGRPIELPGSRPLRLEHGDIGSQLVGWPQEHVVKCLVFYHPKDSEAMRLEQEALISEVYHACCQSGHELLLEVILPEDNPDRDERYYSEILSRFYALGILPDWWKLPPLSPAGWRDIGQIIERNDPYCRGVVILGLDAPEASLKAGFAAAADAPWVKGFAVGRTIFGEPATKWFKGELDDAQVVDAVKQNFLKLIGYWRIYRPEAL, from the coding sequence ATGGGTACAGCGCAGCAGCAAAAGACGCTTGATGTCATTTGCATCGGGCGCATCGCGCTCGATTTGTATGGACAGCAAATCGGCTCCCGGCTGGAAGATATGACCACCTTTGCCAAATATCTGGGCGGATCGTCGGGAAATGTCGCTTATGGCACGGCGGTTCAGGGCCTGAAGTCCGGTATGCTGGCGCGGGTGGGCGACGAGCATATGGGCCGTTTCCTGCGCGAGGAGCTACAGCGCGCCGGCGTGGACACCAGCCACCTTATTACGGACAAAGAACGGTTGACGGCGCTGGTGATTTTAGGCGTAAAAGATCAGGAAACGTTTCCGTTGATTTTTTACCGCGATAACTGCGCGGATATGGCGTTGATCCCCGAGGATATCGACGAGGACTACATCGCCTCCAGCCGGGCGGTGGCGATAACCGGCACTCATCTTTCCCATCCCAATACCCGCGCCGCGGTGCTCAAAGCGCTGGAGTACGCTCAGCGCCATGGGCTGCGCCGGGCGCTGGATATCGACTACCGGCCGGTGCTTTGGGGGCTCACCACTCTTGGGGACGGCGAAACCCGGTTTATCTCCTCCGAGCGGGTTACCCGTGAATTACAGGACGTGCTGCACCACTTCGATTTGATTGTCGGCACCGAAGAGGAATTCCATATTGCCGGCGGCAGCACCGATACGCTGACGGCGCTGCGCAATGTCCGCCAGGTTAGTCAGGCGACTCTGGTTTGCAAGCGCGGCGCGCAGGGATGTTCGGTATTTGAAGGGGCGATCCCGGCCGGCTGGGATGAGGTGGCGCTCTTCAGCGGCGTCCGGGTGGACGTATTGAACGTGCTCGGCGCGGGAGATGCCTTTATGTCCGGTCTGTTGCGCGGCTATATGAACGACGAAGGGTGGGAGCAAGCCTGCCGTTACGCCAATGCTTGCGGCGCGCTGGTGGTGTCCCGCCACGGTTGTGCGCCGGCGATGCCGACCCGCCTTGAACTTGACGACTATCTGTCGCGTGAGAAATCGGTGCCGCGGCCGGATAAAGATGTGCGGTTGAATCATCTGCACCGTGTGACTACCCGCAAGCGGCAGTGGCCTGAGCTATGCGTATTCGCATTCGATCACCGCAAGCAATTGGCGGATATGGCCCATGCCGCCGGACGGGATGAGAGCGATATTCCCCGTCTGAAACTGCTGTTGCTGCAAGGGGCGCGGGACGCCGCCGCCGAAGCGGGGTTGAAAAATAACAGCGGCATCCTGGCGGACACGACATTCGGCCAGGCGGCCCTTAACGATATCACCGGCCAGGGCTGGTGGATCGGGCGTCCGATAGAGCTGCCTGGGTCACGGCCGCTGCGTCTGGAACATGGCGACATCGGCTCGCAGCTGGTGGGATGGCCGCAGGAGCACGTGGTGAAATGCCTGGTGTTTTATCATCCCAAGGATAGCGAGGCGATGCGGCTGGAGCAGGAAGCGCTAATCTCCGAGGTCTATCATGCCTGCTGCCAGTCCGGCCATGAACTGCTGCTGGAAGTGATCCTTCCAGAGGACAATCCGGACCGGGATGAAAGGTATTATAGCGAGATCCTGTCGCGTTTTTATGCGCTGGGGATCCTGCCGGACTGGTGGAAACTGCCTCCGTTGTCTCCGGCCGGCTGGCGGGATATCGGCCAGATTATCGAACGCAATGACCCTTACTGCCGGGGCGTGGTGATTCTGGGACTGGATGCGCCGGAAGCCTCCTTGAAAGCAGGATTCGCGGCGGCGGCAGACGCGCCCTGGGTGAAAGGATTCGCGGTAGGCAGAACGATTTTTGGCGAACCGGCCACCAAGTGGTTTAAGGGCGAGCTGGATGACGCCCAAGTGGTAGATGCAGTGAAACAGAATTTCCTCAAGCTTATCGGTTACTGGCGGATTTATCGCCCCGAAGCCCTCTGA
- the lpxL gene encoding LpxL/LpxP family Kdo(2)-lipid IV(A) lauroyl/palmitoleoyl acyltransferase, protein MLNTQEKFSHYAHPRHWSLWFGLGVLFFLVQLPYPVLVKLGGWLGRQSMYFLKRRVAIARRNLELCFPDDDARQINAKLTDNFSSLGIGLMETGMAWFWPDKRIKKWVEVIGLANLQEAENKRRGVIVIGVHFMTLELHFRMLGHCKPMTVMYRPHNSKIMELVQKRGRSRSGNELVSRKKLVGMVHKLKRGGVVWFAPDQDYGPKGSVFAPFFGVERAATTNGTFIISKLARPELVTAVVIRKPGGQGYQLNISSRLENYPYDDNLAAASYINRVIECEIMRAPDQYLWLHRRFKTRPAGESSLYI, encoded by the coding sequence ATGCTTAATACCCAGGAAAAATTTTCACACTATGCCCATCCCCGGCACTGGTCATTATGGTTTGGACTGGGGGTACTGTTTTTTCTGGTCCAGTTGCCTTATCCCGTACTGGTAAAGTTGGGCGGCTGGTTAGGACGCCAGTCGATGTATTTCTTAAAAAGACGTGTGGCGATCGCCAGACGTAATCTGGAACTCTGTTTTCCTGACGACGACGCGCGGCAAATCAATGCCAAATTAACCGATAATTTCTCCTCCCTCGGCATAGGGCTGATGGAAACGGGCATGGCGTGGTTCTGGCCCGACAAACGGATAAAAAAGTGGGTTGAGGTGATCGGGCTGGCAAATTTGCAGGAAGCGGAGAACAAGCGGCGCGGAGTGATCGTTATCGGCGTCCATTTTATGACGCTCGAACTTCATTTCCGCATGCTGGGGCATTGTAAGCCGATGACGGTGATGTATCGGCCGCACAACAGCAAAATCATGGAACTGGTGCAAAAGAGGGGACGTTCAAGGTCAGGGAATGAACTGGTCAGCCGGAAGAAACTGGTTGGCATGGTGCATAAATTAAAACGCGGCGGCGTCGTTTGGTTCGCCCCCGATCAGGACTATGGCCCCAAGGGCAGCGTATTCGCGCCATTTTTCGGCGTAGAGCGGGCGGCGACCACCAACGGCACTTTCATTATCTCTAAACTGGCCAGACCGGAGCTGGTGACCGCGGTGGTGATCCGTAAACCCGGCGGTCAGGGATATCAATTGAATATCTCTTCCCGGCTGGAAAATTATCCCTATGATGACAATCTGGCCGCCGCCAGCTATATCAACCGGGTTATCGAATGTGAGATCATGAGGGCTCCCGATCAATATCTCTGGCTGCACCGGCGTTTTAAAACCCGTCCGGCTGGCGAGTCATCCTTGTATATTTAA
- the iolB gene encoding 5-deoxy-glucuronate isomerase — protein sequence MSTLLSKYHPGDASGRIQHITPANAGWRYVGFDAYLLKKGQTLDLDSGDQELCLVLVAGVASIATRYAEFSDIGKRMSPFERIPPYSVYVPHHDQAHIVAQTDLELAVCRAPGNGNLPARLIAPVDVGVEQRGKGRNKRLVHNILPENDPADSLLVVEVFTAEGDTSSYPSHKHDTENSEHETYLEETYYHRLDPAQGFCLQRVYTDDRSLDECLPVYDRDVVKVPRGYHPVATLAGYDSYYLNVMAGPVRKWKFTWEKDHAWINSAEYPKAP from the coding sequence GTGAGCACATTACTATCAAAGTACCATCCAGGGGACGCCAGCGGGCGTATCCAGCACATAACCCCGGCCAACGCCGGCTGGCGCTATGTCGGTTTTGACGCCTACCTGCTTAAAAAAGGACAGACGCTGGATCTCGACAGCGGCGACCAGGAGCTATGTCTGGTACTGGTGGCCGGAGTGGCCAGCATCGCTACCCGTTATGCCGAATTCAGCGATATCGGTAAACGTATGAGCCCTTTTGAACGCATACCGCCCTATTCGGTTTACGTGCCTCATCACGACCAGGCGCATATCGTCGCGCAGACCGATTTGGAACTCGCGGTTTGCCGCGCCCCCGGCAACGGCAATTTACCGGCGCGGCTTATCGCTCCGGTGGATGTCGGAGTGGAACAACGGGGCAAGGGCCGCAATAAGCGGCTGGTTCATAATATCCTGCCGGAAAACGACCCGGCGGATAGCCTGCTGGTGGTGGAAGTATTTACCGCGGAAGGAGACACCAGCTCCTATCCCAGCCATAAACATGATACGGAAAATTCGGAGCATGAAACCTATCTGGAAGAGACCTATTATCATCGTCTCGATCCTGCCCAGGGTTTTTGCCTGCAGCGGGTTTACACCGACGACCGCTCTCTTGACGAATGTTTGCCGGTGTATGACCGCGATGTGGTAAAAGTCCCGCGCGGCTATCATCCGGTGGCGACCCTCGCGGGTTACGACAGTTATTATCTGAATGTTATGGCCGGCCCGGTGCGCAAATGGAAGTTTACCTGGGAAAAAGATCACGCCTGGATCAACTCAGCGGAGTATCCCAAGGCGCCATAG
- a CDS encoding MurR/RpiR family transcriptional regulator: MTTTSSSQLSSLQDDIRNRYDTLSKRLKQVARYMLDNSSSIPFDTIASIAEKANVPPSTLIRFANAFGFDGFNEMKQVFRQHMMEDTVSYTERARLFRQTAGKEADAPETPMEILSMFSMVNSLALQQLPGQIKEEELSRAVKLLANANTIYVIGLRRSFSIASYLTYALRHLERRAFLIDGLGGMFAEQLSMVQPDDVVIAISYSPYAQEVVELVSMGAKSGAKQIAITDSLVSPLAAFSEVCFVVREAQVDGFRSQISSMCLSQTLMLSLAMQSATHLSSDLNGTKKSG; the protein is encoded by the coding sequence ATGACAACAACTTCTTCTTCCCAACTCTCGTCACTGCAGGATGATATTCGTAACCGCTACGATACGCTTAGTAAGCGATTGAAGCAGGTGGCGCGCTATATGCTGGATAATAGCAGCAGCATCCCCTTTGATACGATTGCCTCCATCGCCGAAAAAGCCAATGTTCCGCCCTCGACGCTGATTCGTTTTGCCAACGCGTTCGGGTTTGACGGTTTCAATGAAATGAAACAGGTATTTCGGCAGCATATGATGGAAGACACGGTCAGCTACACCGAACGCGCCCGGTTATTTCGCCAGACTGCCGGCAAAGAGGCCGATGCGCCGGAAACGCCGATGGAAATACTGAGCATGTTCAGCATGGTCAACAGTCTGGCGTTGCAGCAACTGCCGGGGCAGATCAAAGAAGAGGAGCTGTCGCGGGCGGTGAAACTTCTGGCGAACGCCAACACTATCTATGTTATCGGACTGCGCCGTTCTTTCAGCATCGCTTCTTATTTGACCTACGCCTTACGGCATCTGGAGCGGCGCGCGTTTCTCATCGACGGTCTGGGCGGCATGTTCGCCGAACAGCTGAGCATGGTGCAGCCTGATGACGTGGTGATCGCCATCAGTTATTCGCCATACGCCCAGGAAGTGGTGGAACTGGTTTCCATGGGGGCGAAAAGCGGGGCTAAGCAAATCGCCATTACCGATAGTCTGGTTAGTCCGCTGGCCGCGTTCAGCGAAGTCTGCTTTGTCGTGCGCGAAGCGCAGGTGGACGGATTCCGTTCCCAAATCTCTTCCATGTGTCTATCCCAGACGTTGATGCTGTCCCTGGCGATGCAAAGCGCCACCCATCTGTCCAGCGATCTGAACGGTACGAAAAAAAGCGGCTGA
- a CDS encoding acetamidase/formamidase family protein, whose product MFHYLGTAGVAPNVPGRVSTVPPGEHGGNIDNWRIGAGATMYYPVQVPGALFSIGDPHISQGDGEISGTAIEASLNVIMQIKVRKDFHFPSPLLETADFFITHGFNEDLDLAMRQASVNMLSLLSDHFGMTRDDAYSLMSVVVDGRQGVHAKISRTLLKARIA is encoded by the coding sequence TTGTTTCACTATCTGGGTACGGCGGGCGTCGCCCCCAATGTTCCCGGCCGCGTGAGCACCGTTCCGCCGGGAGAGCATGGCGGCAATATTGATAACTGGCGTATCGGCGCCGGCGCGACCATGTACTATCCGGTGCAGGTGCCGGGCGCGCTGTTTTCCATCGGCGATCCGCATATTTCTCAGGGCGACGGTGAAATTAGCGGTACGGCCATTGAAGCCTCCCTGAATGTCATCATGCAGATAAAGGTGCGCAAAGACTTCCACTTTCCGTCGCCGCTGCTGGAAACCGCGGATTTCTTTATTACCCATGGCTTTAACGAAGATCTTGATTTGGCCATGCGCCAGGCGAGCGTCAACATGCTGTCGCTGCTGAGCGACCATTTCGGCATGACGCGTGATGATGCCTATTCGCTGATGAGCGTGGTGGTGGATGGCCGGCAAGGGGTGCACGCGAAAATTTCGCGCACGCTGCTCAAAGCGCGTATCGCCTGA